Proteins encoded in a region of the Nicotiana tomentosiformis chromosome 9, ASM39032v3, whole genome shotgun sequence genome:
- the LOC104086853 gene encoding disease resistance protein RUN1-like isoform X2, producing MDTQLVRGESSHFSYEVFLSFRGEDTRKTFTGHLYSKLSDVGINTFIDDEELRKGDVISRELEKAIEGSRISIVVFSRNYASSSWCLNELVKILECKEILKQMVLPIFYDVDPSQVRKQTGIFGEALAKHKERLFGAQRVEKWRAALTEAANLSGWDLQNVADGHESKFIENIIQQVLQEVNQTPLDVAWHPVGVDYRVKDIEWLLQNECEDEVRMIGIHGVGGIGKTTLAKAIYNRMFRLFHSSCFLSDVRSEAEEFGLVKLQEKLLQQALKNKDIKVGSVAQGINLIKARLESKKVLIVLDDVDHKNQLESLTRERSWFGSGSLIIITTRDKRLLCRLREKERYEAKLLNDNEAMLLFCWHAFDNHFPPEDYVNLARDIIKYSGRLPLALVTLGSHLQGSSVEEWGYEFEKLRAIPHCDIQKILKISFDGLDDETQTVFLDITCAFHGFNEREVTEILNACGFHAKSAIATLVQKHLLQRSWHGLVMHDLVRDMGREIVRMESTRDAGKRSRLFIPQEVRDVLQGNEGSENVEVLKVDPGTLKGVNLSTKAFEQMKNLRVLIINELHISGDFGLLSKKLRWLSWKKCPLKCISSNFPAENLVVLDMEESDIQEFQLNFQGFLEIYLECNEIPEWCRNQVTASSMCLTMPTHNNFLGMVLWVVIDCLEVGLFPSFRISIAHKEPSSIPWSNIGILDGHRELTCVYYISILNEAFYGQMIKGGERIEVGSEDVTVKKIGIHLLYLDQHGKVISLPGDVDHSYYKYPKRVSTSFISSLPGDVEQIFFINQN from the exons ATGGACACTCAATTAGTTAGAGGAGAATCATCTCACTTCTCTTATGAAGTATTCCTCAGTTTTAGAGGTGAAGACACCCGAAAAACATTCACCGGTCATCTTTATTCCAAATTGTCTGATGTTGGAATTAATACCTTCATTGACGATGAGGAATTGAGAAAGGGTGACGTGATTTCAAGAGAACTAGAGAAAGCAATTGAAGGATCAAGAATTTCCATTGTAGTTTTCTCAAGAAATTATGCTTCCTCCAGTTGGTGTCTAAATGAACTAGTTAAAATTCTTGAATGCAAAGAGATATTAAAGCAGATGGTTTTGCCTATTTTCTATGATGTTGATCCTTCTCAAGTGCGAAAGCAAACTGGGATATTTGGTGAAGCTTTGGCTAAACACAAGGAACGATTATTTGGAGCTCAAAGGGTGGAGAAATGGAGAGCTGCACTTACTGAAGCTGCAAATTTATCTGGATGGGATTTGCAAAATGTTGCTGACGG GCATGAATCAAAGTTTATTGAAAACATTATACAGCAAGTCCTACAAGAGGTTAATCAGACACCTCTAGATGTTGCTTGGCACCCAGTTGGAGTAGATTATCGTGTCAAAGATATAGAGTGGTTATTGCAAAATGAATGTGAAGATGAAGTTCGCATGATTGGTATTCACGGAGTTGGTGGCATAGGGAAAACAACTCTGGCAAAAGCTATCTACAATCGAATGTTTCGACTCTTCCATAGTAGTTGCTTCCTTTCAGATGTTAGATCAGAAGCTGAAGAATTTGGTCTTGTCAAGCTACAAGAGAAACTTCTTCAACAAGCACTCAAAAATAAGGACATCAAAGTTGGTAGTGTTGCTCAAGGCATCAATCTAATCAAAGCAAGACTCGAGTCAAAGAAGGTTCTAATTGTTCTTGATGACGTGGACCACAAAAACCAATTAGAATCCTTAACAAGAGAAAGAAGTTGGTTTGGTTCGGGTAGTTTAATAATCATTACCACCCGAGACAAGCGATTGCTATGTCGGCTTAGAGAAAAAGAAAGATATGAGGCCAAACTATTAAATGACAATGAAGCTATGTTACTTTTTTGTTGGCATGCTTTTGACAATCATTTTCCACCGGAAGATTATGTTAATTTGGCACGAGACATAATCAAATATTCAGGTAGGCTACCATTAGCTCTTGTGACATTGGGGTCACATTTACAAGGAAGTTCTGTAGAAGAATGGGGATACGAATTCGAAAAATTAAGAGCAATACCTCATTGTGATATCCAAAAGATTCTCAAGATAAGCTTTGATGGACTTGATGATGAAACACAAACTGTTTTCCTCGATATTACATGCGCCTTCCATGGGTTTAATGAGCGTGAAGTTACTGAAATATTAAATGCATGTGGCTTTCATGCTAAAAGTGCAATTGCAACTTTAGTCCAAAAACACTTGCTCCAAAGATCTTGGCATGGTTTGGTGATGCATGATCTAGTGCGAGATATGGGAAGAGAAATCGTTCGCATGGAATCAACTCGAGACGCCGGAAAACGAAGTAGATTGTTCATCCCTCAAGAAGTTCGTGATGTTCTACAAGGAAATGAA GGTTCCGAAAATGTAGAAGTACTGAAGGTAGATCCAGGGACATTAAAGGGAGTGAACTTGAGCACCAAAGCATTTGAGCAAATGAAGAATCTTAGGGTGCTTATAATCAATGAGTTACATATTAGTGGAGATTTTGGGCTGTTGTCCAAGAAGCTCAGATGGTTGTCTTGGAAAAAATGTCCTTTAAAATGTATATCATCAAATTTTCCAGCTGAGAATCTTGTAGTTCTAGATATGGAGGAGAGTGATATCCAAGAATTTCAATTGAATTTTCAG GGTTTTTTAGAAATTTATCTGGAATGCAATGAGATTCCAGAATGGTGCAGGAATCAAGTAACAGCTTCATCTATGTGTTTGACTATGCCTACACATAATAACTTCTTAGGAATGGTTCTCTGGGTTGTTATCGACTGTTTGGAAGTTGGCCTTTTTCCAAGCTTCAGGATTAGCATTGCCCATAAAGAGCCTTCAAGTATTCCGTGGAGTAATATTGGAATACTTGATGGGCACAGGGAACTGACATGTGTATATTACATATCTATCTTAAATGAAGCTTTTTATGGCCAGATGATTAAAGGCGGGGAAAGGATAGAAGTGGGGTCAGAAGACGTTACAGTAAAGAAGATAGGGATCCATCTGTTATATTTAGACCAACACGGTAAAGTTATATCTTTGCCTGGAGACGTGGATCATTCTTATTATAAGTACCCAAAAAGAGTTTCAACAAGCTTTATCTCTTCTTTGCCCGGAGACGTGGAGCAAATTTTCTTTATCAACCAAAATTAG
- the LOC104086853 gene encoding disease resistance protein RUN1-like isoform X1, with product MDTQLVRGESSHFSYEVFLSFRGEDTRKTFTGHLYSKLSDVGINTFIDDEELRKGDVISRELEKAIEGSRISIVVFSRNYASSSWCLNELVKILECKEILKQMVLPIFYDVDPSQVRKQTGIFGEALAKHKERLFGAQRVEKWRAALTEAANLSGWDLQNVADGHESKFIENIIQQVLQEVNQTPLDVAWHPVGVDYRVKDIEWLLQNECEDEVRMIGIHGVGGIGKTTLAKAIYNRMFRLFHSSCFLSDVRSEAEEFGLVKLQEKLLQQALKNKDIKVGSVAQGINLIKARLESKKVLIVLDDVDHKNQLESLTRERSWFGSGSLIIITTRDKRLLCRLREKERYEAKLLNDNEAMLLFCWHAFDNHFPPEDYVNLARDIIKYSGRLPLALVTLGSHLQGSSVEEWGYEFEKLRAIPHCDIQKILKISFDGLDDETQTVFLDITCAFHGFNEREVTEILNACGFHAKSAIATLVQKHLLQRSWHGLVMHDLVRDMGREIVRMESTRDAGKRSRLFIPQEVRDVLQGNEGSENVEVLKVDPGTLKGVNLSTKAFEQMKNLRVLIINELHISGDFGLLSKKLRWLSWKKCPLKCISSNFPAENLVVLDMEESDIQEFQLNFQCCRSLKKLNLSRCKQLRSTPNFNGSLSLEILSLYGCSSLTEIHPSIGNLDRLIKLNMSHCEKLRDLPSSICQLISLEELFIHHCSSIKTLPDNLGDMKSLTFLYASCTGIKQLPRSVEMLRNLVALRVGGQVLEAKMSISGRGVHRIQYSLLTFVTELSLRYWNLSDADIPRDIGSLSSLKFLDLSGNSFHYLPFDFSKLRLLEKLCLNDCENLQTLPPVSNLENLAIIELENCQKLVKITQLDNLPSIRLINTNNCSSLQNPFNEGFFSAPALSFPSRKDGHMGFLEIYLECNEIPEWCRNQVTASSMCLTMPTHNNFLGMVLWVVIDCLEVGLFPSFRISIAHKEPSSIPWSNIGILDGHRELTCVYYISILNEAFYGQMIKGGERIEVGSEDVTVKKIGIHLLYLDQHGKVISLPGDVDHSYYKYPKRVSTSFISSLPGDVEQIFFINQN from the exons ATGGACACTCAATTAGTTAGAGGAGAATCATCTCACTTCTCTTATGAAGTATTCCTCAGTTTTAGAGGTGAAGACACCCGAAAAACATTCACCGGTCATCTTTATTCCAAATTGTCTGATGTTGGAATTAATACCTTCATTGACGATGAGGAATTGAGAAAGGGTGACGTGATTTCAAGAGAACTAGAGAAAGCAATTGAAGGATCAAGAATTTCCATTGTAGTTTTCTCAAGAAATTATGCTTCCTCCAGTTGGTGTCTAAATGAACTAGTTAAAATTCTTGAATGCAAAGAGATATTAAAGCAGATGGTTTTGCCTATTTTCTATGATGTTGATCCTTCTCAAGTGCGAAAGCAAACTGGGATATTTGGTGAAGCTTTGGCTAAACACAAGGAACGATTATTTGGAGCTCAAAGGGTGGAGAAATGGAGAGCTGCACTTACTGAAGCTGCAAATTTATCTGGATGGGATTTGCAAAATGTTGCTGACGG GCATGAATCAAAGTTTATTGAAAACATTATACAGCAAGTCCTACAAGAGGTTAATCAGACACCTCTAGATGTTGCTTGGCACCCAGTTGGAGTAGATTATCGTGTCAAAGATATAGAGTGGTTATTGCAAAATGAATGTGAAGATGAAGTTCGCATGATTGGTATTCACGGAGTTGGTGGCATAGGGAAAACAACTCTGGCAAAAGCTATCTACAATCGAATGTTTCGACTCTTCCATAGTAGTTGCTTCCTTTCAGATGTTAGATCAGAAGCTGAAGAATTTGGTCTTGTCAAGCTACAAGAGAAACTTCTTCAACAAGCACTCAAAAATAAGGACATCAAAGTTGGTAGTGTTGCTCAAGGCATCAATCTAATCAAAGCAAGACTCGAGTCAAAGAAGGTTCTAATTGTTCTTGATGACGTGGACCACAAAAACCAATTAGAATCCTTAACAAGAGAAAGAAGTTGGTTTGGTTCGGGTAGTTTAATAATCATTACCACCCGAGACAAGCGATTGCTATGTCGGCTTAGAGAAAAAGAAAGATATGAGGCCAAACTATTAAATGACAATGAAGCTATGTTACTTTTTTGTTGGCATGCTTTTGACAATCATTTTCCACCGGAAGATTATGTTAATTTGGCACGAGACATAATCAAATATTCAGGTAGGCTACCATTAGCTCTTGTGACATTGGGGTCACATTTACAAGGAAGTTCTGTAGAAGAATGGGGATACGAATTCGAAAAATTAAGAGCAATACCTCATTGTGATATCCAAAAGATTCTCAAGATAAGCTTTGATGGACTTGATGATGAAACACAAACTGTTTTCCTCGATATTACATGCGCCTTCCATGGGTTTAATGAGCGTGAAGTTACTGAAATATTAAATGCATGTGGCTTTCATGCTAAAAGTGCAATTGCAACTTTAGTCCAAAAACACTTGCTCCAAAGATCTTGGCATGGTTTGGTGATGCATGATCTAGTGCGAGATATGGGAAGAGAAATCGTTCGCATGGAATCAACTCGAGACGCCGGAAAACGAAGTAGATTGTTCATCCCTCAAGAAGTTCGTGATGTTCTACAAGGAAATGAA GGTTCCGAAAATGTAGAAGTACTGAAGGTAGATCCAGGGACATTAAAGGGAGTGAACTTGAGCACCAAAGCATTTGAGCAAATGAAGAATCTTAGGGTGCTTATAATCAATGAGTTACATATTAGTGGAGATTTTGGGCTGTTGTCCAAGAAGCTCAGATGGTTGTCTTGGAAAAAATGTCCTTTAAAATGTATATCATCAAATTTTCCAGCTGAGAATCTTGTAGTTCTAGATATGGAGGAGAGTGATATCCAAGAATTTCAATTGAATTTTCAG tgttgtagaagtttgaagaaGCTGAATCTCTCTCGTTGCAAGCAACTCAGAAGCACTCCAAACTTCAATGGTTCCCTGAGTCTTGAGATTTTGAGTCTCTATGGTTGCTCAAGTCTGACAGAGATCCATCCATCAATAGGAAATTTGGACAGACTAATTAAACTAAATATGTCTCATTGCGAAAAACTTAGGGATCTTCCAAGCAGCATATGCCAGCTAATATCCCTTGAAGAATTGTTCATTCATCACTGTTCCTCTATAAAAACACTGCCAGATAACCTTGGAGATATGAAAAGTCTAACATTTCTTTATGCATCTTGTACGGGTATAAAACAATTGCCTAGATCTGTTGAAATGCTAAGAAATCTTGTAGCTTTGAGAGTGGGAGGTCAAGTGTTAGAGGCCAAAATGAGTATTTCTGGAAGAGGAGTCCATCGGATACAATATTCCTTGCTAACTTTTGTAACCGAATTGAGCCTTAGATACTGGAATTTGTCCGATGCTGATATTCCTAGGGATATTGGGAGCTTATCCTCCTTAAAGTTTTTAGATTTGAGTGGCAATAGTTTCCATTATCTACCCTTCGATTTTTCTAAGTTACGATTATTGGAGAAGTTGTGTTTGAATGACTGTGAGAATCTTCAAACACTCCCGCCAGTATCAAATTTAGAGAATCTAGCAATTATTGAACTTGAGAATTGCCAAAAATTGGTCAAGATTACACAGTTGGACAACCTCCCTTCTATACGGTTGATCAACACGAATAATTGTAGTTCTCTGCAGAATCCATTCAATGAAGGCTTCTTTAGTGCACCTGCTCTATCATTTCCATCTAGAAAAGATGGACATATG GGTTTTTTAGAAATTTATCTGGAATGCAATGAGATTCCAGAATGGTGCAGGAATCAAGTAACAGCTTCATCTATGTGTTTGACTATGCCTACACATAATAACTTCTTAGGAATGGTTCTCTGGGTTGTTATCGACTGTTTGGAAGTTGGCCTTTTTCCAAGCTTCAGGATTAGCATTGCCCATAAAGAGCCTTCAAGTATTCCGTGGAGTAATATTGGAATACTTGATGGGCACAGGGAACTGACATGTGTATATTACATATCTATCTTAAATGAAGCTTTTTATGGCCAGATGATTAAAGGCGGGGAAAGGATAGAAGTGGGGTCAGAAGACGTTACAGTAAAGAAGATAGGGATCCATCTGTTATATTTAGACCAACACGGTAAAGTTATATCTTTGCCTGGAGACGTGGATCATTCTTATTATAAGTACCCAAAAAGAGTTTCAACAAGCTTTATCTCTTCTTTGCCCGGAGACGTGGAGCAAATTTTCTTTATCAACCAAAATTAG